A window of the Alnus glutinosa chromosome 4, dhAlnGlut1.1, whole genome shotgun sequence genome harbors these coding sequences:
- the LOC133866376 gene encoding uncharacterized protein LOC133866376, which yields MGKIGTERNQSEGESSANWTLGNPPYTTAIDDTGSSYSPYLPPVLEEPSSSFSEAADDDPLPAVENLQISGEAFPGREIQANGFSINGTRSCNFEWVRHKDGSVNYIDGAKQPNYPVTADDVDTYLAIEVQPLDNRKRKGKLVKVFANEHKKITCDSEMQNHIEKTIFGGQASYKVFLSVWYLDIWEPASLAIKKEGYSIKCAEPSGIVVTEKFSPTSSVAIHYGNPTEFLITGSGGAEHLLRADNNLIDISCSRDTIVLTLRFFIRRFLEKRKGMKKGLFFNK from the exons AAGATAGGAACGG AGCGAAACCAGAGTGAAGGAGAATCTTCAGCAAATTGGACTTTAGGAAACCCACCTTACACAACCGCAATTGACGATACCGGCTCCTCATATTCTCCTTACCTACCACCAGTACTTGAAgagccttcttcttcattttctgagG CTGCAGATGATGATCCATTACCAGCAGTAGAGAACCTTCAAATATCAGGTGAAGCTTTTCCAGGGCGGGAAATCCAGGCAAATGGATTTTCTATTAATGGAACAAGAAGTTGTAACTTTGAG TGGGTACGGCACAAAGATGGATCTGTTAATTACATCGATG GAGCAAAGCAACCAAACTATCCTGTCACAGCCGATGATGTTGATACATACCTGGCTATTGAAGTGCAGCCTCTGGATAACAGGAAGCGCAAG GGAAAGCTTGTAAAGGTTTTTGCCAATGAGCATAAAAAGATCACTTGTG ATTCTGAAATGCAAAACCACATAGAGAAGACTATTTTTGGTGGTCAAGCTTCATATAAAGTATTCCTGTCAGTATG GTATCTTGATATATGGGAACCAGCTTCATTGGCAATTAAGAAGGAAGGTTACAGTATCAAGTGTGCTGAACCAAGTGGCATTGTAGTCACTGAAAAGTTTTCACCAACCTCAAGT GTTGCAATTCATTATGGAAATCCTACAGAATTTTTGATAACTGGTTCTGGAGGTGCTGAGCATCTCTTACGAGCAGATAACAACTTGATTGACATTAGCTG TTCTAGAGATACGATTGTGCTCACCTTGAGATTTTTCATCCGAAGg